The following are from one region of the Amia ocellicauda isolate fAmiCal2 chromosome 1, fAmiCal2.hap1, whole genome shotgun sequence genome:
- the LOC136750838 gene encoding uncharacterized protein LOC136750838, translating into MSEFELFFESDKEGAGEDAQQHCADMQPQAAEGTGDNHTSSQEPHRSQRVRRFTEKGQELHDQQVRRFAHRFSVSYEKWKAIAKDAKQALSGQCSNNLLRDHITKISNASDNLNVVYEDLRHIDIPDQDTRRRADTCEAVTRTIIQTAKALLDTRGGEEQRVKSIEPVIEAAASDKVSVNSHRTKSSAHSQTNSRITSRSSQSSARRDAAAEVAANEATLKVLLEQERHIKELERLETEAANLRANQEAENAERQRVLEAKRRELERLETIKKLEAAKARQQVYEQSECSDEEIFGLLHQCVPPKENEEVKHESSLLQHCSPPHSLTQPKQEDNTAALVRAFAESISASRLPVPEPTTFNGDPLRFNDWKVSFQTLIDRKNIPAEEKIYYLRKYVGGPAKKAIESYFLLGTESAYCAAWTILEERYGNPFLIAKAFRDKLDTWPKINSKGSVELQELADFLRSCEAAMSQIRGLEVLNDCNENQKILSKLPDWLTSRWNRKVIEVEEQSHTFPSFSQFVKFLTREAKIACNPITSLHALKPSENEKIKVSKTRGHGAKVLATNSDEKAVTTSCVFCEKAGHSLHKCRKFMDETISERVKFVQEKKLCFGCLKFGHRSKDCENREICDMCEKGHPACLHDNRTKEERMSTRLSGAGNSGKSRERKIERPQDRAARSSRESTSNRVLQNVKDTHTSTVIPVWLSVTSEPDREVLVYALLDTQSDTTFILEETAKTLHTKKEPVQLKLSTMASRNTVVSCRKLTRLQVRGFYSDKIIPLPVTYSREFIPANRSYSHTRDCKGMASSGTRRRRDCSSTKLRRGPANRLQLSSSSCPKASGAW; encoded by the coding sequence ATGTCAGAGTTTGAGCTTTTCTTTGAGAGTGACAAagagggtgcaggtgaagacGCGCAGCAGCACTGCGCAGACATGCAACCACAAGCTGCTGAAGGCACAGGAGATAACCACACTTCCTCACAAGAGCCACATAGAAGCCAAAGGGTCCGCAGGTTTACGGAAAAGGGCCAAGAACTGCACGATCAGCAAGTAAGAAGATTTGCACACCGTTTCAGTGTGAGCTACGAGAAGTGGAAAGCTATCGCTAAGGATGCCAAACAAGCGCTGAGTGGACAATGCTCAAACAACCTGCTGCGTGACCACATTACTAAGATAAGCAATGCCTCAGATAATCTGAACGTTGTTTATGAAGATTTAAGGCACATTGACATTCCCGACCAAGACACACGTCGCAGAGCAGACACCTGCGAAGCAGTAACAAGAACAATCATCCAGACTGCAAAGGCTCTTCTAGACACAAGAGGGGGTGAAGAACAAAGAGTGAAATCAATAGAGCCTGTAATTGAAGCTGCAGCCTCAGACAAAGTAAGCGTCAACTCTCACCGCACCAAGTCGTCTGCTCATTCTCAAACTAACTCAAGAATAACATCCCGTTCAAGCCAGTCTTCTGCAAGACGAGATGCTGCTGCTGAAGTTGCTGCCAATGAAGCCACTTTAAAAGTACTGCTAGAGCAAGAACGTCATATCAAAGAACTTGAAAGACTCGAAACTGAAGCAGCCAATTTACGAGCTAATCAAGAGGCTGAAAATGCAGAAAGACAAAGGGTGCTGGAAGCCAAGCGCAGAGAACTAGAAAGATTGGAGACAATCAAGAAGCTAGAGGCTGCTAAGGCGAGACAGCAAGTATATGAACAAAGTGAATGCTCAGATGAAGAAATATTTGGGCTGCTCCATCAATGTGTCCCTCCGAAGGAGAATGAGGAAGTCAAGCATGAAAGTAGCCTATTGCAGCATTGCTCCCCACCTCACTCTCTGacacaaccaaaacaagaagacaatactgcagctcttgttagAGCATTCGCAGAGTCCATCAGTGCGAGTCGTCTTCCCGTACCTGAACCAACAACGTTCAACGGCGACCCACTCAGATTTAATGACTGGAAAGTCTCCTTTCAGACACTTATTGACAGGAAAAACATACCAGCTGAAGAGAAAATATACTATCTGCGAAAGTATGTGGGTGGACCAGCCAAAAAGGCCATTGAAAGCTACTTCTTGCTAGGCACAGAGTCAGCTTATTGTGCAGCGTGGACCATCCTAGAAGAGAGATACGGCAATCCATTCCTTATCGCCAAGGCCTTCAGAGATAAGCTTGATACGTGGCCCAAAATAAACTCTAAGGGGAGTGTGGAACTTCAAGAACTCGCTGACTTCCTTCGCAGCTGTGAGGCGGCCATGTCTCAGATCAGAGGTCTTGAAGTACTCAACGACTGCAAcgaaaatcagaaaatactcTCTAAACTTCCAGACTGGCTGACCTCAAGATGGAATAGGAAGGTGATAGAAGTGGAAGAACAAAGTCACACGTTCCCAAGCTTTAGCCAGTTCGTCAAGTTTCTCACACGTGAAGCCAAAATCGCCTGTAACCCAATAACGTCCCTCCACGCTCTAAAACCAAGTGAAAATGAGAAGATCAAGGTTTCAAAGACAAGAGGTCATGGAGCAAAGGTATTGGCAACCAACTCAGACGAGAAAGCTGTTACCACAAGCTGTGTCTTCTGTGAGAAGGCAGGTCACAGTCTACACAAGTGTCGCAAATTTATGGATGAGACTATTTCAGAGCGAGTCAAGTTTGTTCAAGAGAAGAAATTGTGTTTCGGCTGTCTGAAGTTTGGCCATCGCTCGAAGGACTGTGAAAACAGAGAGATCTGCGATATGTGTGAAAAAGGACATCCAGCTTGCCTCCATGATAATCGCACCAAAGAAGAAAGGATGTCAACACGGCTTAGTGGAGCAGGGAACAGTGGCAAGTCAAGGGAAAGGAAAATAGAGCGGCCACAAGATAGGGCAGCAAGATCATCACGTGAGTCAACATCCAACAGAGTTTTACAGAATGTTAAAGACACTCATACATCCACAGTCATTCCAGTGTGGTTGTCAGTCACAAGTGAGCCAGATCGTGAAGTTCTTGTGTATGCACTCCTCGATACACAGAGCGACACGACATTTATCCTGGAAGAAACGGCAAAGACTCTTCACACAAAGAAGGAACCAGTTCAGCTAAAGCTCTCCACAATGGCTTCAAGAAACACAGTTGTGTCCTGTCGGAAACTGACTAGACTACAAGTGAGAGGATTCTACTCAGACAAGATAATTCCTCTGCCAGTGACCTACTCAAGAGAATTCATCCCTGCAAACAGATCATATTCCCACACCAGAGACTGCAAAGGCATGGCCTCATCTGGAACACGTCGCAGACGAGATTGCTCCTCAACAAAGCTGCGACGTGGGCCTGCTAATCGGCTACAACTGTCCTCAAGCTCTTGTCCCAAGGCAAGTGGTGCCTGGTAA